The following are from one region of the Bactrocera oleae isolate idBacOlea1 chromosome 6, idBacOlea1, whole genome shotgun sequence genome:
- the LOC106616967 gene encoding uncharacterized protein, with protein MWHYTPAICLCTALAVMHAARAAQRPNYVPPHYYHYPTPRYPLTIPANVGAAAPEHYQFQQQHSRYAQQRYVQPQQQQYYRNVQPSTKVAQQFSSSALENVAFTSALTSQGYTYGGNALAAASVSAARALPSALSLPPSIAQTLESSNDIASEGAIDSSDASVNLKLPLPINIAPIKVQPLPLQAGTSFSELANAVTSYGTVYPQRKRR; from the exons ATGTGGCACTAT ACCCCCGCAATATGCCTGTGCACCGCACTCGCCGTCATGCATGCCGCCCGTGCCGCACAGCGTCCCAATTACGTGCCCCCGCATTACTATCACTACCCGACGCCGCGCTATCCACTCACCATACCCGCCAATGTGGGCGCAGCAGCGCCGGAACACTATCAATTCCAACAACAGCACTCTCGGTATGCGCAGCAACGTTATGTgcaaccgcaacaacaacaatactaccGAAACGTACAACCATCCACCAAAGTGGCGCAGCAGTTCTCCTCGTCTGCGCTGGAAAATGTCGCCTTCACCTCAGCCCTGACCAGTCAGGGTTACACTTATGGCGGCAATGCTCTTGCGGCAGCTTCAGTGTCAGCGGCGCGCGCGCTACCCTCAGCGCTGTCGTTGCCACCATCCATTGCGCAGACCCTCGAGTCCAGCAATGATATTGCGTCGGAAGGCGCCATCGATTCATCGGATGCTTCCGTAAATCTGAAACTACCGCTACCCATCAATATAGCGCCAATCAAGGTGCAACCGTTGCCGTTGCAGGCGGGCACTTCCTTCAGCGAGCTGGCCAACGCGGTTACTTCGTACGGCACCGTTTATCCGCAACGCAAGCGCCGATGA